TGCCGAGGTCCAGCCCGCCGCGGCCGCAAAGCCGGACTACCAGGTCGACATCATGAGCTACAAGTTCGGCGACGGTAAGCAGCTCGTCGTCGAGGCCGGCCAGACCGTCCAGTGGACCAACCACGACAGCGCACCGCACACGGTGACCACGACCAAGGCCCCGGTGGCCTTCGACTCGGGGACCCTGAAGCAGGGCCAGTCGTGGTCGTACACCTTCACCAAGGTGGGGACGTACGAGTACTACTGCGCGGTGCACCCGGACATGGTGTCGTCCGTGAAGGTCGTCGCCGCGTCCGGTGGCGGTGGCGGTGGCGGTACGGCGCCCACGCCCACCCCGACCGCGACGCCGACCGGCACGCCCACGGCCACTCCGACGGCCACCCCCACCTCGACGCCGCCCGCCGGCACGCCCACCGCGACCCCGACGGCCACGCCGACCTCCGGTGGTGGCTCGGGCTCCGGCGAGCAGTGCGCCAGCATCAACAACGAACTGCTGCCGATCCTCCAGCACCTCTACGCTGCGCACCTGTCGGAGTCGCCGGGCCAGCAGGTACAGGACGCGCTGGCGCTCGACTCGTACCTCAAGATGCACACGGTGTGGATCGAGTCCATCCTCAAGCCGGCCGTCAGTGACGGTGGTTCGGTGGCCGACGACACCCTCACCGTGCTGCTCCAGCACATCTACTCGGCACACCTGGAGGAATCGCTCGGACAGCAGGTCACCGACCTGCTCGACGTCGACAGCTACGTGAAGATGCACACCGTCTGGGCCGGGCACATGCTCAAGCCCACCACGGACTTCCTCACCGCCAGCTGCTGACGCGTCCCGCGCAAGGGTGGACGCCGCTCCGGCCGGGGCTCAGCCGGCCGGAGCGGCGTCCATGACCCATTCTCCACACCCCCGCCACATTTCGGGAACCGCTTTCCAAGGAGTTCGGGATGACAACCGTCACCCTGCCCACCGTTCCTCCGCCCCAGCGCCACACCGTGGCCCCCGGCCGCTCCCTCGCCGAACTCACCGCCTGGTACGGGCCGTTGCCGCTACGGCGACGGCGGGTGCCGCTCGCCGGGGCGTCCATGGAGACGTCCCAGGACGCCGAGCAGCCGTCGTTCCGATTCGAGTTCGACGACCGTGAACTGCGGGCCGTCCTCACCTCCGAGCGGGTCGACGCCGTACCCGGCGACCGGCTCCAGCTCACCGGCGACCTTGCCCTGAACGGCGTCGCCTTCCCCGTCCTGCTGCGGCTGCGGGTGGTCGAGCGGGCCGAGGACCGGCTGCTCGTCGTGGGCGCGGCCAAGCTGCCGTACCGGCTGCTGCGCCGGGCCACCGGATTCCGGCTGCCATGGCGGATTCCGGCCACGCGCCTCAGGCTGCTCGTCGCGGCGGAGTTCGCATGAGGGGGATGATGCGGGCCGCGGCGGTGCTCGCGCTGCTCGTCGTGGGGATGCTGCCGTACGGTCACGAGGCGTCGGCGGCGACGTTCCAGGTGGCGATGAAGGGCTACGCGTTCGCTCCCGCCTCCCTCTCCGTGCCGGCCGGGTCCACGGTCACCTGGACCAACTACGACACGGCACCGCACGACGTGAAGACCACCTCCGGTCCGCTCGCGATCCACTCCCCCATGCTGAACAAGGGCGAGAGCTGGAGCTTCACGTTCACCACGGCCGGTGCCTACGGCTACGTCTGCACGGTCCACCCGGACATGACGGCGGGCATCACGGTCCGGGCGGCGGCTCCGGCGCCGACCCCGACGCAGCACGAGCACACCCAGCCGTCCACGAGCCGGCAACAGCACTCGACGATGCCGGGCATGACGACGAGCCGCAGCCCCTCGGCGACCCGTGCCGGCTCGTCGCCCTCACCCACGCAGTCCCAGGCGGCCGTACCGCAGACAGCGCCGTCGCCGCAGGCCCCACAGGCGGCACAGCCGGCCGCCACCCAGACCGCCGCGTCCACGGCCCGGCCGCTGGATCCGCTGCTGATCCTGGCGGGCCTGGTCGCAGGGGTCGCGGTGCTGTGCCTGCTTCTGGTGGGGTCACGGGCGGCCGCGACCGCTCCGCGTGGAAGTGAGGAGGGCGCGTAGGCGGGTGCGGCGCCGTCGTGGCCGCACCCGCACCTCCTAGGACGCCCCCTTCCCCCGGTACCTCCGCATCTTCGCCCGTGCGCCGCACACCTGCATGGAGCACCAGCGCCCCCGGCCCGCCGGACTGCGGTCGTAGTACGCCCAATGGCAGTCCGCCGCCTCGCAGGCCTTCAGCCGCATCCAGGTGCCGCCGATCAGGGACTCCGCGACGGCGGCGGCGACACGGGAGAGGAGCGGGCGGGGGTCGGCGGGGGCGAGGGCGGCCGAGCCGTCCGACGCGGCCACCATCAGGACCAGGGGCGCCGCCGCCAGCAACTCGCCCAGCGGTGTCACCGCGCGATGGGGCGGATGCCCCGCGTGGGCCAGCAGAGCGACCCGCAGCGACTCCCGCAGCTCGCGCGCCTCCGCGACCTCGCCCTCGGCGATCCCGAAGCGCGCCCGCCCCTCGTCCGTGTCCAGCGAATCGGCACCCGACTCCAGATCCACCGTGTTGACCAGGGCCTGGACCAGGTCCAGCCCCCCGGGCGCGGGTGATCGCTCACTCATGGCTGCACGCTACCTAGCTAGTGGACCCCTTGCGAGGTTACCCCCAATACGGGAGCATGCAGTAACGGTTACTGGTTACCCCGCTCTACAGGTAACAGCGCTTCAAGGAGGAAGCCATGGCCATCGCCGAACTCGGAGTCGTCGTACTGGACTGTCCCGATCCCCGCGCGCTCGCCGGTTTCTACGCCGGTGTCCTCGGCGGCAACGTCGAGGGCGAGGGCGACTGGGTGGACCTCAGGACCCCCGGCGGACCGTCGCTGGCCTTCCAGGCCGCCCCCGGTTTCGTACCGCCGAAGTGGCCCGCCCCCGACGCCTCGCAGCAGTTCCATCTGGACCTGACCGTCGAGGACCTGGACGCGGCCGAGAAGGAGGTGCTGGCGCTCGGGGCGAAGCCGTTGGACGCCGAGGACCGCTCCCGCACCTTCCGTGTGTACGCGGACCCGGCGGGGCACCCGTTCTGTCTCTGCGCCTGCTGAACCGCCGGTCGAACCAGGAGGATCTCTCGTGACTGTCGCACGCTTCCGTTCCGTCGTGATCGACTGCCCCGACCCCCGAGCGCTCGCCCGTTTCTACGCCGGGATCGTGGGCGGCACCTCGGAGGACGACGACCCCGAGTGGGTGGTCCTGCGGGTCCCCGGCGGCCCCCGGCTGGCCTTCCAGAGCGCACCGGGGCTCACCCCGCCGGAGTGGCCGCGGGCGGACCGCAACTCGCAGCAGTTCCACCTCGACTTCGACGGCGGGACCACCTGGGAGGAGATCGACGCGGCCGAGGCCCGGGTGCTGGAGCTGGGTGGACGGCCGCTGCACGCGGAGGACAAGGAGGACTTCCGGGTGTACGCGGACCCGGCGGGGCACCCCTTCTGCCTCTGCCGGATCGACCCGGTGTGACGACTATCCGTCGAGCTCGGCGATCTTCGCCGTGGACGGCTCGCGCCGTAGCTGCGCCGCCCGCGCGGTGTTGCGGGCGTCGGTGGTCTGTCCGGCGGTGCAGGCCAGACGCAGCTCCTCCGGGTGATTCCGTACGACCGCCTTCACCAGGTCCAGCTGTTCCAGGGTGGCGCCGACGGCGCGGTCCCCGTCGAGACCCTCGGGCAGGTGCAGCGACCACATCAGGGCGCCGACGTGGCCCTCCCTGAGGCGGGGCACATCCGTGTCCACGGCACTCTCGCCGACCTCCAGGTCGAACCAGGGCAGGTGTCTCAGGGCCCAGGGCAGTCCGCTGTAGCCGTCGGCGACGGGGTGCGCGGCGAGAATCGCGCGGGCACGGTCCAGGGGCTCGCTGTCCGGGTCGGAGACGGGCGTGTACAGCTCCGGCACGGCCTCGAAGAGCCGGGGCAGCTCTCCCGCCTCGGCCGTGGGGGCAGTTCGTCCTGGAGGTCTGCCATGACGGGCTCCGTACGTCGTGATCTTCCTCATCGCCGTACGGCCACCGTCGCACGGAGCACGGGGGGGCTTCCGGGTGGGCGGGGTGTTCGGGGGTACGGCGGTGTCAGGTGCCGCGTGCCGCCTCGATGACGTCGTCGAGGGTGTCCCGGGACCGCTTCAGATCGGCGATCATCCGGTCGATACGGGCGCGCTCCTCGGTGAGGTCGGCGACCAGGCGCGGGGTGGCGGTCGCGGAGGGCCCGCCGTCCTGGTCGCGCATGCACGGCAGCAGCTGCCGGATCCTGTCGCTGTGCAGCCCGGCGGCGTACAGCTCCTGGATCCGTACGACCCGGTCCACGGCCGCCTCCGGGTAGTCACGGTGCCCGCCGGGCGTGCGGTCGGCCGCCAGCAGCCCCTGGGTCTCGTAGTAGCGCAGCGACCGCTCGCTCACGTTCGTCCGCCGCGCCAGTTCACCGATCCGCACAGACGGTCACCCCCAGGACTTGAATCTGACATCAGTGTCAGGTTCTAGCGTACGGCCATGACGAAGACACCGGACTTCCTGGCACCGGCCCGGCTCGGCCGGCTCGAACTCCCCCATCACCTGGTGATGGCCCCGCTCACCCGCAACCGGGCAGAGGCCGACGGCACCCCGACCGACCTCATGGTCACCTACTACGCCCAGCGCGCCTCCGCCGGCCTGATCATCGGCGAGGCCGCCACACCGAACGCGGTCGGGCAGACGTATCCGAACATCACCGCGCTCCACACCGACCGGCACACGGCCGGCTGGCGGCGGGTGACCGAGGCCGTGCGGGCGCGCGGCGGGCGGATGTTCCTCCAGCTCCAGCACGGCGGCCGGGTCTCCCATCCGGCGACCACGGGTCTGACGCCCGTCTCGCCCTCCGCCGTACCGCTTCCGGAGACGATCTTCACTCCGGGCGGACACCGGGCGGCCGTCGTGCCCCGGGAGATGACCGCGGCCGACATCCGGTCCACCGTCGCCGACTTCGCCGCCGCCGCCCGCCGGGCCGTCGAAGCGGGCTTCGAGGGCGTCGAGGTGCACTCGGCCAACGGGCATCTGCTGCACCAGTTCCTCGCCGGGAACACCAATCGCAGGACGGACGGCTACGGCGGGTCGGTGGAGCGGCGGGTCCGGTTCACGACGGAGGTCACCGAGGCGGTGGCCGACGCGATCGGCGCGGACCGGGTGGGCGTACGGCTCTCTCCCGGGAGCACGGTCAACGGTGTCGAGGAGGACGACACCGAGGACCTCTACCCGGCTCTGCTGGCCCGGCTGAAGGACCTGGACCTGGCCTACCTGCACCTCGTGCACGCCGACCCCGCAACACGGTGGTACCGCGGGATCCGCGCCGACTGGCCCGGCGTCCTGATCGGCAACCCGGTGCTGTCCGGCCTCACCACCGGGACCGTCACCCGGGCGGCCCACGACATGCTGGCCGCCGGAGCCGACCTGGTCGCCCTCGGTCGGCCGTTCCTCGCCAACCCGGACCTGGTGGACCGGCTGCGGCGGGGCGCGCCCCTCAACCGGGTCCGGGACCGGTACCTGATGTACGTGGGCGGGGCGGACGGCTACACCGACTACCCCGCCCTGGAGGCCGATGGCGGTCAGCCGTCCAGCGACTCGATGGTCGCGTTGGACGGCGCACGGGTCGCCTGAAGGCCCCGCGCCACGTCCTCCGCCGCGCCCAGCACCCGGACCGCGTTCTGCCAGGTCAGCTTGGCCAGCTCGGGTTTCGACCAGCCACGGGACAGGAGTTCGGCGATCAGGTTCG
This portion of the Streptomyces canus genome encodes:
- a CDS encoding cupredoxin domain-containing protein — encoded protein: MNRSDETGERRLKPPTAKAGKSGGRSLLFVGLGAALAAVLSLGLLNAASGSTSSSQQTAGAAQAPAAAAAEVQPAAAAKPDYQVDIMSYKFGDGKQLVVEAGQTVQWTNHDSAPHTVTTTKAPVAFDSGTLKQGQSWSYTFTKVGTYEYYCAVHPDMVSSVKVVAASGGGGGGGTAPTPTPTATPTGTPTATPTATPTSTPPAGTPTATPTATPTSGGGSGSGEQCASINNELLPILQHLYAAHLSESPGQQVQDALALDSYLKMHTVWIESILKPAVSDGGSVADDTLTVLLQHIYSAHLEESLGQQVTDLLDVDSYVKMHTVWAGHMLKPTTDFLTASC
- a CDS encoding cupredoxin domain-containing protein translates to MRGMMRAAAVLALLVVGMLPYGHEASAATFQVAMKGYAFAPASLSVPAGSTVTWTNYDTAPHDVKTTSGPLAIHSPMLNKGESWSFTFTTAGAYGYVCTVHPDMTAGITVRAAAPAPTPTQHEHTQPSTSRQQHSTMPGMTTSRSPSATRAGSSPSPTQSQAAVPQTAPSPQAPQAAQPAATQTAASTARPLDPLLILAGLVAGVAVLCLLLVGSRAAATAPRGSEEGA
- a CDS encoding CGNR zinc finger domain-containing protein, which translates into the protein MSERSPAPGGLDLVQALVNTVDLESGADSLDTDEGRARFGIAEGEVAEARELRESLRVALLAHAGHPPHRAVTPLGELLAAAPLVLMVAASDGSAALAPADPRPLLSRVAAAVAESLIGGTWMRLKACEAADCHWAYYDRSPAGRGRWCSMQVCGARAKMRRYRGKGAS
- a CDS encoding VOC family protein, whose amino-acid sequence is MAIAELGVVVLDCPDPRALAGFYAGVLGGNVEGEGDWVDLRTPGGPSLAFQAAPGFVPPKWPAPDASQQFHLDLTVEDLDAAEKEVLALGAKPLDAEDRSRTFRVYADPAGHPFCLCAC
- a CDS encoding VOC family protein: MTVARFRSVVIDCPDPRALARFYAGIVGGTSEDDDPEWVVLRVPGGPRLAFQSAPGLTPPEWPRADRNSQQFHLDFDGGTTWEEIDAAEARVLELGGRPLHAEDKEDFRVYADPAGHPFCLCRIDPV
- a CDS encoding MerR family transcriptional regulator; translated protein: MRIGELARRTNVSERSLRYYETQGLLAADRTPGGHRDYPEAAVDRVVRIQELYAAGLHSDRIRQLLPCMRDQDGGPSATATPRLVADLTEERARIDRMIADLKRSRDTLDDVIEAARGT
- a CDS encoding alkene reductase; the encoded protein is MTKTPDFLAPARLGRLELPHHLVMAPLTRNRAEADGTPTDLMVTYYAQRASAGLIIGEAATPNAVGQTYPNITALHTDRHTAGWRRVTEAVRARGGRMFLQLQHGGRVSHPATTGLTPVSPSAVPLPETIFTPGGHRAAVVPREMTAADIRSTVADFAAAARRAVEAGFEGVEVHSANGHLLHQFLAGNTNRRTDGYGGSVERRVRFTTEVTEAVADAIGADRVGVRLSPGSTVNGVEEDDTEDLYPALLARLKDLDLAYLHLVHADPATRWYRGIRADWPGVLIGNPVLSGLTTGTVTRAAHDMLAAGADLVALGRPFLANPDLVDRLRRGAPLNRVRDRYLMYVGGADGYTDYPALEADGGQPSSDSMVALDGARVA